In the Hordeum vulgare subsp. vulgare chromosome 7H, MorexV3_pseudomolecules_assembly, whole genome shotgun sequence genome, one interval contains:
- the LOC123411553 gene encoding peroxiredoxin-2E-1, chloroplastic-like, whose amino-acid sequence MATSALATLSATAAAAGARRALLSRGPSSSLSFSARRLAPLRAGPLPRAATRAVSATASPAAATAIAVGDRLPDATLSYFDSPDGELKTVTVRDLTAGKKVVLFAVPGAFTPTCTQKHLPGFVARAGELRAKGVDTVACVSVNDAFVMRAWKESLGVGDEVLLLSDGNGELTRAMGVELDLSDKPVGLGVRSRRYALLADDGVVKVLNLEEGGAFTNSSAEDMLKAL is encoded by the coding sequence atggCCACCTCCGCCCTCGCCACCCTCtcggccaccgccgccgccgcggggGCCAGGCGCGCGCTCCTCTCGcgcggcccctcctcctccctctccttctccgccCGCCGCCTCGCGCCCCTCCGCGCCGGGCCCCTGCCCCGCGCGGCGACGCGGGCCGTCTCCGCGACCGCGTCCCCGGCCGCCGCGACGGCCATCGCGGTCGGCGACCGGCTCCCGGACGCGACGCTCTCCTACTTCGACTCCCCCGACGGCGAGCTGAAGACGGTGACGGTCCGCGATCTCACCGCGGGGAAGAAGGTGGTCCTCTTCGCGGTCCCAGGCGCCTTCACGCCCACCTGCACCCAGAAGCACCTCCCGGGGTTCGTGGCCAGGGCCGGGGAGCTGCGCGCCAAGGGGGTGGACACCGTCGCCTGCGTCTCCGTCAACGACGCCTTCGTGATGCGCGCGTGGAAGGAGAGCCTCGGCGTCGGCGACGAGGTGCTGCTCCTGTCGGACGGCAACGGCGAGCTGACCCGCGCCATGGGCGTGGAGCTGGACCTGTCGGACAAGCCTGTGGGGCTCGGCGTCCGGTCGCGCCGCTACGCGCTGCTCGCCGACGACGGCGTCGTCAAGGTGCTCAACCTCGAGGAAGGCGGCGCCTTCACCAACAGCAGCGCCGAGGACATGCTCAAGGCGCTCTGA
- the LOC123411551 gene encoding uncharacterized protein LOC123411551 isoform X1, translated as MAPASASAPALDVEGEVGGGNNTQNALKSEDDGERSVAPGGGSVPGEFRSDDPATAVCEDGIDSSDDPAPAVDVNGKGDGAKENLGKVRVKSEPEPEHCEGTVLAPCTRPAGADFVGIASSSYKPPMASPDDSTDERGGDSTECSSSFADSDTRDEADNGDMEVNSPFSAHADGGQASLMPRKKKVTAEWRNVVRPMLWRCEWLELRMKDLLSQVSKYDSQLALIEQEKELQRAINKTNGCRQESGKNCRDQENISMERRKRKRHEDTVDTSLYLKKHKILSYFFGPLSIYFLFVGIVHRFIPWLSMFCSRILFVIMRLFLSSTDKQNKGAEADGLLIDDDSHGQVGDDTRRRLEIVGLPASKEHDMVSNQFVLQKVLMKIGGIQSRVHRLQERLSKARSKQAKLASFMDHDQVKVAEKRQRIQKRAFSPENDRYGKPQKKKKLNILLEQEDRPTLSVKPTLSKRATDCLTEDPQGNSEEKAPGRSQVHKKDITVDLLLAVESSLPNGHLGDLCKENTDDILIDNRGAKDGYQPFENAKHPLEKLPLLTENVAKTALSEVGNTSEPVEAEKNLVPLVKQEVITEKLPVLKHVYSGKKRGRTPKTEDMGSEAASKNHNKEASETPSAKQKAQTTPCAENENAGSKKQKTVDIQSPSKNSNPGNSCSAAEKLKIGNSSSAAKAQKTGNSSPAAKTPKTGNSSSDGKKQAAANSSSAAKKPKMGNSSSDGKKQAAGNTFTAAKLKIGKSSPDGEKQAAGNSSAPARKEMSENIHTNLRIEKAILVEVNSRRSQRVRKPKVY; from the exons ATGGCGCCGGCTTCGGCTTCGGCTCCGGCTTTGGACGTCGAGGGCGAGGTCGGCGGCGGCAACAACACCCAGAACGCGCTCAAGTCCGAAGACGACGGGGAGCGTTCCGTCGCTCCCGGAGGCGGTTCTGTGCCCGGTGAATTCCGCTCAGATGACCCGGCCACAGCTGTTTGTGAGGACGGCATCGACTCCTCAGATGACCCTGCCCCGGCTGTGGATGTCAACGGCAAGGGCGACGGGGCCAAGGAGAATCTGGGCAAGGTGCGGGTGAAATCCGagcccgagcccgagcactgCGAAGGCACCGTTCTCGCCCCTTGCACCCGGCCTGCGGGTGCCGATTTTGTGGGGATAGCTTCCTCCTCCTATAAGCCGCCCATGGCGAGTCCGGACGACTCGACTGACGAGCGAGGAGGGGATAGCACGGAGTGCTCAAGCTCGTTCGCGGACTCTGACACTCGTGATGAGGCAGACAATGGTGACATGGAAGTGAATTCTCCATTTTCAGCTCATGCTGATGGCGGTCAAGCCTCCCTGATGCCCAG aaagaaaaAGGTAACTGCCGAGTGGAGGAATGTCGTCCGCCCAATGCTGTGGAGATGTGAGTGGTTAGAGCTGCGCATGAAGGATCTTTTGTCTCAAGTGTCAAAGTATGACAGCCAACTTGCTCTCATCGAGCAGGAAAAAGAATTGCAGAGAGCAATAAACAAGACAAATGGTTGTAGGCAAGAATCTGGGAAGAACTGCAGAGACCAGGAAAATATTAGCATGGAGAGGAGAAAGCGGAAAAGACATGAAGACACTGTGGACACATCATTGTacctcaagaagcacaagatattATCATACTTCTTTGGTCcgctatctatttattttctgtttgtaGGGATAGTGCATCGCTTTATCCCATGGTTGTCTATGTTTTGCAGCAGGATACTATTCGTAATaatgagattattcttgtcttctaCAGATAAACAAAACAAGGGAGCTGAAGCAGATGGCCTCTTAATTGACGACGATAGTCATGGTCAAG TTGGGGATGATACTAGACGTCGCCTCGAAATTGTTGGTTTGCCTGCGTCCAAGGAACATGATATGGTTTCCAACCAATTTGTGTTACAAAAAGTTCTCATGAAAATTGGTGGTATCCAGTCTCGAGTTCATCGTCTACAAGAGCGTCTTAGCAAGGCTCGTTCTAAACAAGCAAAGTTGGCATCTTTCATGGATCATGACCAGGTCAAGGTGGCTGAGAAGAggcaaaggatacaaaagcgtgcatTCTCTCCTGAGAATGATCGGTATGGTAAGCCACAGAAAAAGAAGAAGCTAAACATTTTGCTGGAGCAGGAGGATAGACCAACTCTGTCAGTAAAACCCACATTGTCTAAGAGGGCAACTGATTGTCTAACAGAAGATCCACAGGGGAATAGTGAAGAAAAAGCTCCAGGGAGGAGCCAGGTACATAAGAAAGACATCACAGTGGACCTACTCCTAGCTGTTGAAAGTTCCTTACCAAATGGTCATTTGGGAGATTTGTGCAAAGAA AACACTGACGATATCCTCATAGACAACCGAGGAGCCAAAGATGGGTATCAGCCGTTTGAGAACGCCAAGCATCCACTGGAGAAATTACCATTGCTTACTGAGAATGTTGCTAAAACTGCTCTATCAGAAGTTGGGAATACCTCTGAACCAGTGGAAGCCGAGAAAAATTTGGTCCCACTGGTTAAGCAAGAAGTAATTACTGAAAAACTGCCAGTTTTGAAGCATGTCTACTCTGGAAAGAAACGTGGAAGGACACCCAAGACAGAAGATATGGGTTCTGAAGCTGCATCCAAGAACCACAATAAAGAGGCCTCCGAAACACCTTCTGCAAAGCAGAAAGCTCAGACCACACCCTGCGCCGAAAACGAGAATGCTGGCTCAAAGAAGCAGAAAACCGTGGACATTCAGTCTCCTTCAAAGAATTCGAACCCTGGGAATTCTTGTTCAGCTGCAGAGAAGCTGAAAATTGGGAACTCATCCTCAGCTGCAAAGGCGCAGAAAACTGGAAACTCATCCCCAGCCGCAAAGACTCCGAAAACAGGGAACTCATCGTCAGATGGAAAAAAGCAGGCAGCTGCAAACTCATCATCAGCTGCAAAGAAGCCCAAAATGGGGAACTCATCCTCAGATGGAAAGAAGCAGGCAGCTGGAAACACATTCACAGCTGCGAAGTTGAAGATAGGAAAGTCATCCCCAGATGGAGAGAAGCAGGCAGCTGGAAACTCGTCCGCACCTGCAAGGAAGGAGATGAGTGAAAACATCCACACCAATCTTAGGATTGAGAAAGCTATCTTGGTGGAGGTGAACAGCAGGAGGAGTCAAAGGGTACGGAAGCCTAAGGTTTACTGA
- the LOC123411551 gene encoding uncharacterized protein LOC123411551 isoform X2, translating into MAPASASAPALDVEGEVGGGNNTQNALKSEDDGERSVAPGGGSVPGEFRSDDPATAVCEDGIDSSDDPAPAVDVNGKGDGAKENLGKVRVKSEPEPEHCEGTVLAPCTRPAGADFVGIASSSYKPPMASPDDSTDERGGDSTECSSSFADSDTRDEADNGDMEVNSPFSAHADGGQASLMPRKKKVTAEWRNVVRPMLWRCEWLELRMKDLLSQVSKYDSQLALIEQEKELQRAINKTNGCRQESGKNCRDQENISMERRKRKRHEDTVDTSLYLKKHKILSYFFDKQNKGAEADGLLIDDDSHGQVGDDTRRRLEIVGLPASKEHDMVSNQFVLQKVLMKIGGIQSRVHRLQERLSKARSKQAKLASFMDHDQVKVAEKRQRIQKRAFSPENDRYGKPQKKKKLNILLEQEDRPTLSVKPTLSKRATDCLTEDPQGNSEEKAPGRSQVHKKDITVDLLLAVESSLPNGHLGDLCKENTDDILIDNRGAKDGYQPFENAKHPLEKLPLLTENVAKTALSEVGNTSEPVEAEKNLVPLVKQEVITEKLPVLKHVYSGKKRGRTPKTEDMGSEAASKNHNKEASETPSAKQKAQTTPCAENENAGSKKQKTVDIQSPSKNSNPGNSCSAAEKLKIGNSSSAAKAQKTGNSSPAAKTPKTGNSSSDGKKQAAANSSSAAKKPKMGNSSSDGKKQAAGNTFTAAKLKIGKSSPDGEKQAAGNSSAPARKEMSENIHTNLRIEKAILVEVNSRRSQRVRKPKVY; encoded by the exons ATGGCGCCGGCTTCGGCTTCGGCTCCGGCTTTGGACGTCGAGGGCGAGGTCGGCGGCGGCAACAACACCCAGAACGCGCTCAAGTCCGAAGACGACGGGGAGCGTTCCGTCGCTCCCGGAGGCGGTTCTGTGCCCGGTGAATTCCGCTCAGATGACCCGGCCACAGCTGTTTGTGAGGACGGCATCGACTCCTCAGATGACCCTGCCCCGGCTGTGGATGTCAACGGCAAGGGCGACGGGGCCAAGGAGAATCTGGGCAAGGTGCGGGTGAAATCCGagcccgagcccgagcactgCGAAGGCACCGTTCTCGCCCCTTGCACCCGGCCTGCGGGTGCCGATTTTGTGGGGATAGCTTCCTCCTCCTATAAGCCGCCCATGGCGAGTCCGGACGACTCGACTGACGAGCGAGGAGGGGATAGCACGGAGTGCTCAAGCTCGTTCGCGGACTCTGACACTCGTGATGAGGCAGACAATGGTGACATGGAAGTGAATTCTCCATTTTCAGCTCATGCTGATGGCGGTCAAGCCTCCCTGATGCCCAG aaagaaaaAGGTAACTGCCGAGTGGAGGAATGTCGTCCGCCCAATGCTGTGGAGATGTGAGTGGTTAGAGCTGCGCATGAAGGATCTTTTGTCTCAAGTGTCAAAGTATGACAGCCAACTTGCTCTCATCGAGCAGGAAAAAGAATTGCAGAGAGCAATAAACAAGACAAATGGTTGTAGGCAAGAATCTGGGAAGAACTGCAGAGACCAGGAAAATATTAGCATGGAGAGGAGAAAGCGGAAAAGACATGAAGACACTGTGGACACATCATTGTacctcaagaagcacaagatattATCATACTTCTTTG ATAAACAAAACAAGGGAGCTGAAGCAGATGGCCTCTTAATTGACGACGATAGTCATGGTCAAG TTGGGGATGATACTAGACGTCGCCTCGAAATTGTTGGTTTGCCTGCGTCCAAGGAACATGATATGGTTTCCAACCAATTTGTGTTACAAAAAGTTCTCATGAAAATTGGTGGTATCCAGTCTCGAGTTCATCGTCTACAAGAGCGTCTTAGCAAGGCTCGTTCTAAACAAGCAAAGTTGGCATCTTTCATGGATCATGACCAGGTCAAGGTGGCTGAGAAGAggcaaaggatacaaaagcgtgcatTCTCTCCTGAGAATGATCGGTATGGTAAGCCACAGAAAAAGAAGAAGCTAAACATTTTGCTGGAGCAGGAGGATAGACCAACTCTGTCAGTAAAACCCACATTGTCTAAGAGGGCAACTGATTGTCTAACAGAAGATCCACAGGGGAATAGTGAAGAAAAAGCTCCAGGGAGGAGCCAGGTACATAAGAAAGACATCACAGTGGACCTACTCCTAGCTGTTGAAAGTTCCTTACCAAATGGTCATTTGGGAGATTTGTGCAAAGAA AACACTGACGATATCCTCATAGACAACCGAGGAGCCAAAGATGGGTATCAGCCGTTTGAGAACGCCAAGCATCCACTGGAGAAATTACCATTGCTTACTGAGAATGTTGCTAAAACTGCTCTATCAGAAGTTGGGAATACCTCTGAACCAGTGGAAGCCGAGAAAAATTTGGTCCCACTGGTTAAGCAAGAAGTAATTACTGAAAAACTGCCAGTTTTGAAGCATGTCTACTCTGGAAAGAAACGTGGAAGGACACCCAAGACAGAAGATATGGGTTCTGAAGCTGCATCCAAGAACCACAATAAAGAGGCCTCCGAAACACCTTCTGCAAAGCAGAAAGCTCAGACCACACCCTGCGCCGAAAACGAGAATGCTGGCTCAAAGAAGCAGAAAACCGTGGACATTCAGTCTCCTTCAAAGAATTCGAACCCTGGGAATTCTTGTTCAGCTGCAGAGAAGCTGAAAATTGGGAACTCATCCTCAGCTGCAAAGGCGCAGAAAACTGGAAACTCATCCCCAGCCGCAAAGACTCCGAAAACAGGGAACTCATCGTCAGATGGAAAAAAGCAGGCAGCTGCAAACTCATCATCAGCTGCAAAGAAGCCCAAAATGGGGAACTCATCCTCAGATGGAAAGAAGCAGGCAGCTGGAAACACATTCACAGCTGCGAAGTTGAAGATAGGAAAGTCATCCCCAGATGGAGAGAAGCAGGCAGCTGGAAACTCGTCCGCACCTGCAAGGAAGGAGATGAGTGAAAACATCCACACCAATCTTAGGATTGAGAAAGCTATCTTGGTGGAGGTGAACAGCAGGAGGAGTCAAAGGGTACGGAAGCCTAAGGTTTACTGA